A single Mustela lutreola isolate mMusLut2 chromosome X, mMusLut2.pri, whole genome shotgun sequence DNA region contains:
- the LOC131821620 gene encoding thioredoxin reductase-like selenoprotein T — translation MRFLLVLLVAAAAVIQCDASANLGGVPSKRLKMQYATGPLLKFQICVSUGYRRVFEEYMRVISQRYPDIRIEGENYLPQPIYRHIASFLSVFKLVLIGLIIVGKDPFAFFGMQAPSIWQWGQENKVYACMMVFFLSNMIENQCMSTGAFEITLNDVPVWSKLESGHLPSMQQLVQILDNEMKLNVHMDSIPHHRS, via the coding sequence ATGAGGTTTCTGCTAGTTCTCCTGGTGGCGGCTGCGGCGGTGATCCAATGCGATGCCTCCGCCAACCTGGGCGGCGTGCCTAGCAAAAGATTAAAGATGCAGTACGCCACGGGGCCGCTGCTGAAGTTCCAGATTTGTGTTTCCTGAGGTTATAGGCGGGTGTTTGAGGAGTACATGCGGGTTATAAGCCAGCGGTACCCAGACATCCGCATTGAAGGAGAAAATTACCTCCCTCAACCCATATATAGACACATAGCATCTTTCCTGTCAGTCTTCAAACTAGTATTAATAGGCTTAATAATTGTTGGCAAGGatccttttgctttctttggcATGCAAGCTCCTAGCATCTGGCAGTGGGGCCAAGAAAATAAGGTCTATGCATGTATGATGGTTTTCTTCTTGAGCAACATGATTGAGAACCAGTGTATGTCAACAGGTGCATTTGAGATAACTTTGAATGATGTGCCTGTGTGGTCTAAGCTGGAATCTGGTCACCTCCCATCCATGCAACAGCTTGTTCAAATTCTTGACAATGAAATGAAGCTTAATGTGCATATGGATTCAATCCCACATCATAGATCATAG